In Arachis stenosperma cultivar V10309 chromosome 1, arast.V10309.gnm1.PFL2, whole genome shotgun sequence, one DNA window encodes the following:
- the LOC130960645 gene encoding chromatin structure-remodeling complex protein BSH, producing MKTPASGFYRNPVKFRMPTSENLVPIRLDIEIDGQRYKDAFTWNPTDPDSEVVLFAKRTVKDLKLPPAFVTQIAQSIQSQLADFRSYEGQDMYAGEKIIPIKLDLRVNHTLVKDQFLWDLNNFESDPEEFARIFCKDMAIEDPEVGPAIAFAIREQLYEIAIQSVVSARESRLSKKGRRGAEYAPVSKGGAVAVDLVKLFGPKSSVVRKRKEWDVYEPIVDLLSNEEVDALEAKEERNFR from the exons ATGAAAACCCCAGCTTCAGGTTTCTACAGAAACCCCGTGAAGTTCAGAAT GCCGACTTCGGAGAATCTGGTGCCGATTCGATTGGACATAGAAATCGACGGTCAGCGATACAAAGACGCTTTCACTTGGAACCCTACCGATCCTGATTCCGAGGTCGTACTCTTCGCCAAGAGAACCGTTAAGGACCTGAAACTCCCTCCCGCTTTCGTCACCCAAATTGCACAATCCATTCAGTCTCAGCTCGCCGATTTTCGTTCCTATGAAGGCCAAGACATGTACGCTGGCGAGAAAATTATTCCTATCAAG CTTGATCTCCGTGTAAATCATACTCTCGTGAAGGACCAGTTCTTATGG GACTTGAACAATTTCGAGAGTGATCCTGAAGAATTCGCCAGAATCTTCTGCAAAGACATGGCCATTGAAGACCCCGAGGTTGGA CCAGCAATTGCCTTTGCTATAAGAGAGCAGCTTTACGAG ATTGCAATTCAAAGTGTGGTTTCAGCAAGAGAAAGCAGATTGAGCAAGAAGGGTCGTCGAGGGGCTGAATATGCTCCAGTCAG CAAAGGAGGTGCTGTGGCAGTGGACTTGGTCAAGTTATTTGGACCAAAATCTAGTGTAGTTCG GAAAAGAAAGGAATGGGACGTGTATGAACCTATCGTGGACCTTCTTTCCAATGAAGAAGTTGATgcccttgaagcaaaagaagaaCGGAATTTCAGGTGA